In a single window of the Candidatus Celerinatantimonas neptuna genome:
- the relA gene encoding GTP pyrophosphokinase, with product MVSIRETHLNKQLLTNEREWTAALNISESDQGALLEDCELLRRLESDKDAIQRCLNKGKEMVEILITLNMDRTTLEAALLFPFAQSQLLLQDDLSGLFRDEVIELQNKVAQMDAIHDLHSSDDDISPSQVDNIRRMLLAMVGDVRAIVIKIAERICNLRSVKNEPEDVRVVAARESQDIYAPLANRLGIGQLKWELEDLMFRYQHPQTYKQIARQLDEKRLDREKYIADFVETLSKEMQKSDIRAEVYGRPKHIYSIWRKMQKKNLAFDELFDVRAVRIIAERLQDCYGALGVVHTLWHHLPSEFDDYVANPKPNGYQSIHTVVIGPVGKTVEIQIRTKQMHQDAELGVAAHWKYKEGNNSGSSKGHYEDKIAWLRKLLKWQEDMAENGALLDELRSQVFDDRVYVFTPKGEVVDLPSGSTPLDFAYYVHSLVGHRCIGAKIGGRIVPFTYQLQTGEQVEIITQKEPNPSRDWLNPNLGYVRSSRARNKISTWFKKQDREKNIFAGKEILDTELIRHGFKMSDTDQCLERFNVQTQDDLMAAVGAGDIRINQLLNYLQNKLNQPSAEEEDRQALEQLEKSSAHAAKSHKKGQAKDHIVVEGVGNLMTHIARCCQPIPGDSIKGFITQGRGISIHRSDCVQLVELQSRSPERVIDAVWGENYSGGYSLTIRVIANDRSGLLRDITTVLANDRVNVLGMNTRSDVKEQTATMDIEVEVYNIATVSRILSKIGQLPGIINAHRQK from the coding sequence ATGGTTTCTATTCGTGAAACGCATCTGAATAAACAGCTTTTGACCAATGAAAGAGAGTGGACTGCTGCTCTGAATATAAGTGAAAGTGATCAAGGTGCTTTATTAGAAGATTGCGAATTATTACGTCGTCTTGAATCCGATAAAGATGCGATTCAGCGTTGCCTGAATAAAGGCAAAGAGATGGTGGAGATCCTCATCACGCTGAATATGGATAGAACGACATTAGAAGCGGCTTTGTTATTCCCTTTTGCTCAGTCCCAACTGTTATTGCAGGACGATTTGAGCGGGTTGTTTCGTGATGAAGTTATAGAACTGCAAAATAAAGTTGCGCAGATGGACGCGATTCATGATCTGCATAGTAGTGATGACGATATATCTCCCTCTCAGGTGGATAACATCCGGCGCATGTTGTTGGCCATGGTGGGAGATGTTCGGGCTATTGTTATTAAAATTGCCGAGAGAATTTGTAATCTCCGGAGTGTTAAGAATGAGCCCGAAGATGTTCGCGTTGTTGCGGCCAGAGAAAGCCAGGATATTTATGCGCCTTTAGCAAATCGTCTGGGAATCGGCCAACTGAAGTGGGAACTTGAAGACTTAATGTTCCGTTATCAGCATCCCCAAACCTATAAGCAGATAGCCAGGCAACTTGATGAAAAGCGTCTAGATCGTGAAAAATACATTGCTGATTTTGTCGAGACGTTATCTAAGGAAATGCAAAAGTCAGATATTCGTGCAGAGGTTTATGGACGGCCTAAGCATATTTACAGTATCTGGCGCAAAATGCAGAAGAAAAATCTCGCCTTTGATGAATTATTTGATGTGCGGGCCGTGCGAATCATCGCCGAGCGATTACAGGACTGTTATGGTGCGTTAGGGGTGGTCCATACGCTTTGGCATCACCTGCCTAGTGAATTTGATGACTATGTTGCCAATCCCAAACCTAACGGATATCAATCGATTCATACGGTTGTGATTGGCCCTGTCGGAAAGACAGTCGAAATACAGATCAGAACGAAGCAAATGCACCAGGATGCAGAATTAGGAGTTGCTGCGCACTGGAAATACAAAGAAGGGAACAATTCTGGCAGCAGTAAAGGCCATTATGAAGATAAAATTGCCTGGTTGCGCAAATTGCTGAAATGGCAGGAAGATATGGCAGAGAATGGAGCACTTTTGGATGAGCTTCGTTCTCAGGTGTTTGATGACCGGGTTTACGTATTTACGCCTAAAGGAGAAGTAGTTGATTTACCCTCAGGCTCAACGCCGCTTGATTTCGCTTACTACGTTCATAGTCTGGTCGGCCACCGCTGTATCGGGGCGAAGATTGGTGGTCGTATCGTGCCGTTTACCTATCAACTGCAAACTGGTGAACAAGTTGAGATTATTACTCAAAAAGAGCCCAATCCGAGTCGGGACTGGCTTAATCCTAATTTAGGCTATGTCCGTTCATCAAGAGCCCGTAATAAAATTTCAACCTGGTTTAAGAAACAGGATCGGGAGAAGAATATCTTTGCCGGCAAGGAAATCCTTGATACTGAATTGATTCGGCATGGATTTAAAATGTCTGATACTGACCAGTGTCTCGAACGTTTTAACGTGCAAACGCAAGATGATCTGATGGCAGCTGTCGGGGCTGGCGATATTCGTATCAATCAGTTGCTGAACTATTTACAGAATAAATTAAACCAGCCGTCTGCTGAAGAAGAAGACCGTCAGGCGCTGGAGCAATTGGAAAAAAGTAGTGCTCATGCTGCAAAATCCCATAAGAAAGGTCAGGCTAAAGATCATATCGTCGTTGAAGGTGTTGGTAATTTAATGACGCATATTGCACGTTGTTGTCAGCCTATCCCTGGTGATTCTATTAAAGGCTTTATTACTCAGGGACGAGGTATTAGTATTCATCGCTCTGACTGTGTTCAACTTGTTGAGTTACAAAGTCGCTCCCCTGAAAGAGTCATTGATGCAGTTTGGGGAGAGAACTACTCTGGTGGATATTCACTAACCATTCGTGTGATAGCCAATGATCGAAGTGGTTTATTACGCGATATCACCACCGTACTTGCGAATGATAGAGTGAATGTTCTGGGTATGAATACCCGCTCTGATGTAAAAGAACAGACTGCAACGATGGATATTGAAGTCGAAGTTTATAATATTGCGACGGTTTCTCGTATCTTGTCGAAGATCGGTCAGCTACCTGGCATTATCAACGCTCATCGTCAGAAATGA
- a CDS encoding Major NAD(P)H-flavin oxidoreductase, giving the protein MNGNANGEHKEWTRAQIYIALSNVLHTLARQNIDSTTMEGIDSELIKQQFNQELDGYECRVALAISYHHEDDRNTKTPKSRLAFEDVIKII; this is encoded by the coding sequence ATGAATGGGAACGCAAATGGAGAACATAAAGAGTGGACCAGAGCACAAATCTATATTGCTCTAAGTAATGTATTACATACTCTGGCACGACAAAATATCGACTCAACAACAATGGAAGGAATCGATTCAGAGCTGATTAAACAACAATTCAATCAAGAATTAGATGGATATGAATGCCGTGTTGCTCTGGCCATTAGCTACCATCATGAAGATGATCGAAATACAAAGACACCCAAATCACGTTTAGCTTTTGAAGATGTCATCAAGATTATTTAA
- the barA gene encoding Signal transduction histidine-protein kinase BarA, translating to MTKYGLRARVYTLTILPTLLIGILLASYFTMNRNHQLEQFAIQQGVDVIEPLAIASEFGLSRHSRERVKAVITLSHHKHSPQIHSIAVFDENNQLFVTNNYHSTLEHLQVPKNKGLPTQTEVINHTHYLIIRAPIWDDGEDSFANYTTGRPKLLGYIALRLDKEHAILLQFRDTTIAVFIVLFGLLLSVLFSYQLVRNVTVPVGKMVRVVDRIRQGRLDTRVTSEEFPGELEMLKNGINAMAKSLADYHEEMHQSIDQATSDLRETLEQIEIQNIELDLAKREAQQAARVKSEFLANMSHELRTPLNGVLGFARQLQKTPLNKEQRDFLQTIENSATNLLSIINDILDFSKLEAGQLRLERLAFHLLDTTEEVISLLAHTARDKHLELVLDLDPTLPEGIYGDPLRYQQVLTNLIGNALKFTNYGSVHIQLKREPNSKPGQLILFVSITDTGIGIPKEQQQLLFQAFRQADASISRQYGGTGLGLVITRKLIQQMGGDISLESSPDEGAKFAFTITCDIADIALGDPLPFEPLSHTKLYLYEPMAKTRQSLENICRRWPIKLISFDSYNALQDSLKENPDGEFSILLGKSIEQPFKHFKQRISELSAYTDNLIAAMFEQDQQQISSLLQSGATHYISKPIQHRKLADQLADHTQQDNPHITPDNNQPDCHRLNVLAVDDNPANLKLIKTILSDLVTGVDVCASGQEALNNLKQNEYDIIFMDIQMPGMDGITTSSKIRHQYPEVKAPIVAVTAHASTADKERLLEEGLDDYLSKPIAEEALIRVIHKFCPNAQTTDRENCSKGRYQQSLPVTEEPKNTLYNWALALQRAGNRQPLAQEMFTMLKQSVPELQNQINQALDAHLNEEELRASIHKFHGGCSYTGAEHLQQLAHLIEQSLTQGIAITEIEPELLELLDETKQLLETELTPPWEKA from the coding sequence ATGACCAAATACGGATTACGCGCACGCGTATACACTTTAACGATTCTACCGACACTATTAATTGGCATATTACTGGCTAGTTATTTTACGATGAATCGTAATCATCAGTTGGAACAATTTGCCATCCAACAGGGCGTTGATGTTATTGAACCTCTTGCCATTGCCAGTGAATTCGGACTTTCCCGGCATAGCCGGGAACGGGTCAAGGCAGTCATCACCTTAAGTCACCACAAACATTCACCCCAAATTCATAGCATTGCGGTATTTGATGAGAACAATCAACTATTTGTTACGAATAATTATCATAGTACGCTGGAACACTTACAAGTACCTAAAAATAAAGGGCTTCCGACACAAACAGAAGTCATTAACCACACCCATTATTTAATTATTCGAGCCCCGATTTGGGATGATGGTGAAGATAGTTTCGCCAACTATACAACGGGACGTCCCAAATTACTGGGTTATATTGCACTCCGGCTTGATAAAGAACACGCCATTCTTTTGCAATTCAGAGATACAACCATCGCCGTTTTTATTGTTCTCTTTGGGCTACTATTAAGCGTTTTATTTTCCTACCAACTGGTTCGAAATGTCACAGTCCCTGTCGGCAAAATGGTGAGAGTTGTTGACCGAATCCGTCAGGGACGACTCGATACCCGAGTCACATCAGAAGAATTTCCCGGTGAGCTTGAAATGCTCAAAAACGGGATTAATGCAATGGCTAAATCATTAGCTGATTACCATGAAGAAATGCATCAAAGCATCGATCAAGCTACCAGTGATCTCAGAGAAACGCTTGAACAGATTGAGATTCAAAATATCGAGTTAGATTTAGCTAAACGTGAAGCACAGCAAGCGGCCCGGGTCAAATCTGAATTTCTGGCAAATATGAGCCATGAATTACGTACGCCATTAAACGGTGTCCTCGGTTTTGCCAGACAATTGCAAAAAACGCCACTGAATAAAGAACAACGAGATTTCTTACAAACCATTGAAAACTCCGCAACCAACCTCCTGTCAATTATCAATGATATTCTTGATTTCTCGAAATTAGAAGCAGGCCAGCTTCGCTTAGAAAGGCTTGCTTTCCACCTGTTAGACACAACAGAAGAAGTTATCTCACTATTAGCTCATACCGCTCGCGATAAACACTTAGAACTCGTGTTAGATCTTGATCCTACCTTGCCTGAAGGCATTTATGGTGACCCACTGCGCTATCAGCAAGTACTGACTAACCTAATTGGAAATGCTCTAAAATTCACCAATTACGGATCTGTACATATCCAATTAAAACGTGAACCTAACTCAAAACCCGGTCAGTTAATTCTTTTTGTCAGTATTACCGATACAGGAATAGGTATTCCGAAAGAACAGCAACAATTACTGTTCCAAGCATTTCGTCAGGCCGATGCCAGTATCAGTCGACAATATGGAGGGACAGGCTTAGGGCTGGTCATTACCCGTAAACTGATTCAACAAATGGGAGGTGATATCTCACTGGAATCATCACCCGATGAAGGCGCTAAATTTGCATTTACAATCACATGTGATATTGCTGATATTGCATTAGGTGATCCTCTGCCATTCGAGCCACTGAGTCATACAAAACTATATCTTTATGAGCCAATGGCAAAAACCCGACAAAGTCTTGAGAACATTTGCCGACGCTGGCCTATAAAACTCATTAGCTTTGATTCCTATAACGCACTACAAGACTCTTTGAAAGAAAATCCAGATGGCGAGTTTAGTATTTTACTTGGGAAATCAATCGAACAACCTTTTAAACATTTCAAACAGCGAATTAGCGAGTTATCTGCATACACTGATAACCTTATTGCCGCTATGTTTGAGCAAGATCAGCAACAGATATCATCACTGTTACAGTCTGGAGCAACCCATTACATTAGCAAACCTATCCAACACCGGAAATTAGCGGATCAATTAGCCGATCACACGCAGCAGGATAATCCCCATATCACACCAGATAATAACCAACCCGATTGCCATCGTCTCAATGTTTTAGCCGTCGACGATAACCCGGCCAACCTGAAATTGATCAAGACTATTTTAAGTGACTTAGTTACCGGAGTGGATGTTTGTGCCAGTGGTCAAGAAGCACTCAATAACCTCAAGCAAAATGAATATGATATCATTTTTATGGACATCCAGATGCCAGGGATGGATGGCATAACAACCAGCTCAAAAATCAGGCATCAATACCCAGAAGTCAAAGCCCCTATTGTTGCTGTTACAGCCCACGCCAGTACAGCAGATAAAGAAAGACTTTTAGAAGAAGGTTTAGATGATTATCTATCTAAGCCGATTGCAGAAGAAGCCTTAATTCGGGTCATTCATAAATTTTGTCCGAATGCCCAAACGACTGATCGGGAAAACTGTTCCAAAGGCAGATATCAGCAATCTCTGCCAGTTACCGAAGAGCCAAAAAATACACTATATAACTGGGCACTTGCATTACAAAGAGCTGGTAATCGCCAACCTCTCGCACAAGAGATGTTCACTATGCTCAAACAATCTGTCCCTGAATTGCAAAATCAGATCAATCAGGCATTAGATGCACATCTTAATGAAGAAGAATTACGGGCATCTATCCATAAATTCCACGGGGGGTGTAGTTATACGGGTGCCGAACACTTACAACAGCTCGCCCACCTGATTGAACAGTCTCTGACTCAGGGCATTGCCATAACTGAAATAGAACCAGAACTTCTTGAATTACTCGATGAAACAAAGCAATTACTGGAAACAGAGCTCACTCCCCCATGGGAAAAGGCCTGA
- the rlmD gene encoding 23S rRNA (uracil(1939)-C(5))-methyltransferase RlmD, which translates to MVQFYKAKPVSKNSLPSMEGSVEGVDHQLNGIIRHHQRTFFVADTLPEERVIFKPQSGYHGKLVKRLSSHPLRIAPACRYYKQCGGCQAQILDASDQLALKTPQIAQLITQLSGFVDLPEPLLIQGQPWRYRRITRLSTWFDKKMGWKLGFRAAQGKQVVSINHCLVLTESLDFLLQPLQQLIQSFPKNAGVGHIELIDCLPRPVVNLRLTKNLSPKLEQLCCDFAETYHVHFAVTGMDVQWLCGLGCYYEIDGLTLYFSPGDFIQVNSLMNQQLVDLAIKWLDLSEQDLVADLFCGVGNFTLPIAKQCQSVVAVEGVLRMVEQLRANAKTNHLTNIEAFSGDLSDPETLAGRLNGIDKVLLDPARAGAKIAIELIAKLQVKRVVYIACDPATMARDIAVLKEAGYRLKCWALIDMFSQTSHIETAVLLTSESQH; encoded by the coding sequence ATGGTTCAGTTTTATAAGGCAAAACCGGTTTCAAAGAATTCGCTACCTTCGATGGAAGGTTCTGTAGAAGGTGTTGATCATCAACTCAATGGCATTATCCGTCATCACCAACGAACATTTTTTGTGGCAGATACATTGCCTGAAGAGCGGGTTATCTTCAAGCCTCAATCAGGCTATCATGGAAAGTTGGTTAAGCGACTTTCATCCCATCCGCTGAGAATAGCTCCAGCTTGCCGTTATTATAAACAGTGTGGCGGATGTCAGGCTCAAATTTTAGATGCATCGGATCAATTGGCATTAAAAACACCTCAGATTGCTCAGTTGATCACTCAATTAAGTGGATTTGTGGATTTACCTGAACCCCTGTTAATACAAGGACAGCCCTGGCGTTATCGCCGGATCACCCGGTTATCGACATGGTTTGATAAAAAGATGGGGTGGAAGCTGGGATTCCGTGCAGCTCAGGGAAAACAAGTCGTTTCTATCAATCATTGTCTTGTACTGACTGAATCACTGGATTTTTTGTTACAGCCACTGCAACAACTTATTCAATCTTTTCCAAAAAATGCGGGGGTTGGGCATATTGAATTAATTGATTGCCTGCCTCGTCCTGTGGTTAATTTACGACTAACAAAAAACCTCAGTCCGAAGTTGGAGCAATTGTGTTGTGATTTTGCTGAAACCTATCATGTGCATTTTGCAGTGACAGGGATGGATGTCCAATGGCTCTGTGGCTTGGGTTGTTATTATGAAATAGATGGATTAACTTTATATTTTTCGCCTGGTGACTTTATTCAGGTTAATTCATTGATGAATCAGCAATTGGTTGATTTGGCCATTAAGTGGCTAGATTTGTCGGAGCAAGATTTGGTTGCCGATCTGTTTTGCGGCGTTGGAAATTTTACATTGCCGATTGCCAAACAATGCCAGAGTGTTGTTGCAGTTGAAGGGGTCTTGAGAATGGTTGAGCAGTTAAGAGCCAATGCTAAGACTAATCATCTGACAAATATTGAAGCATTCAGTGGTGATTTGAGTGATCCAGAAACTCTTGCAGGAAGGCTTAATGGTATTGATAAAGTTTTATTGGATCCTGCCCGGGCCGGTGCAAAAATAGCAATAGAACTAATTGCGAAACTTCAGGTGAAGCGCGTAGTCTATATTGCATGTGATCCTGCGACGATGGCACGGGATATCGCAGTTCTAAAAGAAGCGGGCTATCGATTGAAATGTTGGGCTCTCATCGATATGTTTAGTCAAACGAGTCATATCGAAACAGCAGTCTTACTGACATCCGAATCACAACATTAA
- the mazG gene encoding Nucleoside triphosphate pyrophosphohydrolase, whose amino-acid sequence MSEIEPPYTIETLLTIMKQLRDPKTGCPWDRKQNFESVVPCAIEEVYEVAEAIRIQDYDDLRLELGDLLFQVVFYAQLGQEQQLFDFPGIVSGICEKLIRRHPHVFGQQHFDNESQVNANWEATKAKERASKAAESVLDDVPLALPALSRAQKLQKRCANVGFDWNDPEPALAKVAEELEEVREEVLQDNREALAEEIGDLMFACVNFARKNKFDSEALLRQANEKFERRFRQVEGQAKSAGKLLKDHTLEELEVLWQNVKEQEKSKKLG is encoded by the coding sequence ATGTCTGAGATAGAACCTCCTTATACAATAGAAACGTTATTGACCATTATGAAGCAGTTGCGGGACCCCAAAACGGGTTGCCCATGGGATCGCAAACAGAATTTTGAATCAGTTGTACCTTGTGCTATAGAGGAAGTTTATGAAGTTGCTGAAGCGATTCGAATTCAGGATTATGATGATCTTCGATTGGAGTTAGGTGATTTACTTTTTCAGGTTGTCTTTTATGCCCAATTAGGTCAGGAACAGCAATTATTTGATTTTCCAGGTATTGTCAGTGGGATTTGCGAAAAGTTAATTCGTCGTCATCCGCATGTGTTTGGTCAGCAACATTTTGATAATGAATCACAGGTAAATGCCAACTGGGAAGCGACTAAAGCGAAAGAGCGTGCCAGTAAAGCTGCTGAGAGTGTGTTAGACGATGTGCCACTGGCTTTGCCTGCATTAAGTCGTGCCCAGAAATTACAAAAACGTTGTGCGAATGTTGGGTTTGACTGGAATGATCCTGAACCTGCGTTAGCAAAAGTTGCTGAGGAATTAGAAGAAGTTCGTGAAGAGGTACTTCAGGATAACCGTGAAGCTTTGGCTGAAGAGATTGGTGATCTGATGTTTGCCTGTGTTAATTTCGCGCGTAAGAATAAATTTGATAGTGAAGCATTATTGCGTCAGGCGAATGAAAAATTTGAGCGGCGTTTCCGGCAGGTAGAAGGGCAGGCAAAATCAGCTGGTAAGCTATTGAAAGATCATACATTAGAAGAATTAGAAGTGTTATGGCAGAACGTTAAAGAGCAAGAAAAAAGTAAAAAATTGGGATAA
- a CDS encoding Major NAD(P)H-flavin oxidoreductase → MTHEIIADLKHRYMTKKYDSTKAISPQALAVFLEALRLLTSSINSQPWKFIVLESDESKQRFFNSFEDHFLFNQVHAKTASHIILFANKIIYTEQDYEAVIEKSIADQHLSAEKNRMLLQHLIF, encoded by the coding sequence ATGACACATGAGATTATTGCTGACCTGAAGCACCGATATATGACAAAAAAATATGACAGTACAAAGGCCATCAGCCCTCAAGCACTTGCCGTTTTTCTTGAGGCGCTCCGGTTATTGACCTCTTCTATAAATTCGCAACCCTGGAAATTTATTGTTTTGGAGTCCGATGAATCAAAACAACGCTTCTTTAACTCATTTGAAGATCACTTTTTGTTTAATCAAGTTCATGCAAAAACAGCATCTCACATCATCTTATTTGCCAATAAAATTATATATACCGAACAGGACTACGAGGCAGTCATTGAAAAAAGCATTGCAGATCAACATTTATCTGCTGAAAAAAATCGAATGCTTTTGCAGCATTTAATTTTTTAA